In Sesamum indicum cultivar Zhongzhi No. 13 linkage group LG1, S_indicum_v1.0, whole genome shotgun sequence, the sequence CAAAACCAAACGTAGCAAAATTGGTGGGGGCACTACCTGCGCCAGGGAActtttgtcaataaaattacttttatctTACCTTTTTCCTGATTAAGATATGATGAGTTGAAACATTAGGCAATCACAAGGGGATGTGTCAAAAACTACATTGTGGACAAGGAAACAAGAATCTCATACTTAGCATTGTGgataaataagatattatgtgtatattttatgtaagttAGTCACAGTAACATTCGTTACAAGCGTTTCCTTCATCAGTGTCTTTCCTGTTAAAATCAAAGCAGAAACTGAGGATGGAGTTAAGACTCTTAATTCTGTTAGAGTCTGCTAGATTTCcatcattttgaatttgttaaacatgacacaaaattttcattcctTCTCTTCTCAGGAAGATGACAGCTTTGCCAAATTGAACCCGGTCGTCTCAGGCAAGAAATCAGAGTCAGCCCTTCAGTTCTTAAAAGCTTCCTCAGAAGGCAAAGGATGCATTGCTGGAAAGAAAATCTCATCACCCTTTTGTCGTTTTGCTTCGCTAATCTGTTTGTCATCACCAATAGTCTCCACAATTACATACGCCCCCCTTGAAGTGGTGAAAACGGTTAGGATCACGCAGGATTATCAGTCTCCCAGCAATGTTGGCTATGTGCTTGATTGCAGTGTGGCAGTCCTCACAAACCCGCAAGTTTTTGAAAACACGAATTGGTCTCCCAGCTGGTGTTTTCATAATTCCATATGCAACAGCTAATTTTTCACTATGACACTTGAGCATATGCTGtttttcctcttcctccaCATCATGGAGAACCAATTTTGTGGCTGAGATATAGCCATCTCGCTTCATCCGCAAATCTAACTCTTCCAAGAAAGCATATATCCTTTCACTCTCTGCATGGGTGGAATCTCCAACTGAAAATGTGTGGATCTTGTTTTCTACTTCAACCCAGCTGTAACCTGGTACTTTACTAACACCTGTATCCCTCATTTTCAATCTCATCTTATTTACATCCACCCATCTGCCAGAAGCTGCATATAAGTTTGAAAGAAGAACATACATTCCAGCATTCCATGGTTCCAGTGCAAAGATCATTTCAGCCGCCTTTTCCCCCAATTGTGTATTTCCATGAATCCTGCTGGCACCAAGAAGAGCCCCCCATGTTGCTGCATCTGGTTCAAAGGGCATACTTCTCATTAGGTCTTGAGCATCACCTAGGAGCCCGGCTCGACCTAGAAGATCAATCATGCAAGTATAGTGCTTTGAGTTTGCCACTATGCCGTAGTCTTGGCTCATGGAATCGAAGTAATATCTGCCTCTGTCTACCAAGCCAGTATGACTACATGCAGACAGCACACCAACCTAAATTAAAGCAAGAACAATTAACAGCCAATGGATGGAGAAAGATTGCACACATAAAGGACACTGGAAATCAGTGAAAATCCCCATTATTAgcattttctataatttatttttccttttgtataGGTTGTAAATTCTCATCTCATATGTACATGAAATATGACGTTCGGATATGTTCAAGGAAACGCACAAGTAAATTACgatcttctcttttattttcaacacattaaaataattatatcttcgaggatattttctcattttctttctttgttcgactttatttattatttactttttcaagGAATCTGGTGTGGGAAAGTGGGATAAAGTTATCAACTTAAATTTGAGGATGTAGTAAGaacaacataattttttatagaatgtCTGGTAATGTTAAGCCAAGTTTGACTTCAGCTACCTTGAAACTTCAAGTTTATTAAGGACAGAAAAACAAGGAGACCCGAGGAACGAAAGATCTGAAGTAAAGATTGTTTTCCAACTTCTACGCGAGTCACATAGTGCCAACTAAAATATTGAAGACACTAGCATACAAGTAATTTTTGGTACTCATAGGTAAGCTTGCAAACACTCATAAACCAGTTGTATTATTAGTACCCATGCATTAAGCACAAATCAAAATACCTTCAGGCCAATCTTCGgcagaaacaaagaaaattgttaAGTCAGAAGTAAAATATACCATGGTAACTTCATCCGGTTGAATACTTGCTTGCttcattaattcaaaatgTTTGAGAGCTTCTTCGCCAAAACCGTGTCTTGCATAACCAATAATGATTGTGTTCCACGAGACTACATCCTTATCCTCAATTCTCTGGAACACTTCGTATGCCTCGTTGATGCTTCCACACCTACAATACATGGCAAGAAGAGCATTGCCCACATAGCAGCCAAACTCATATCCTGCTTTAATAACATGTCCGTGTATTTGCTTGCCAAGCTCAAAAGCAGCGATATCAGCACATGTACTTAAAACACAAGTAAAGGCAGACCTGTTTAACCTCTCCCCATCCCTCTTCATCTCAATAAACATTCGTAGTGCCTCTTCACTTTCACCAGTCTGAGCATAGCCAGCTATAATTGATGCCCATGAGATACAATCCCGATGTGGCATCCTATTGAATAAACTTCTAGCACGAGCAATATCTCCATTATGAGCATAACCAGTAATCATTGTGTTCCAGGAACTAACATTTCTACAAGGCATTGCTTCAAACAACTCTCCAGCCAATTCCATGTTCTTGCTTTGCACATACCCTGCAATCATTGCATTCCAAGAAACAACGTTTTTCTCTGGCATCTTATCAAAAATTCTCCTGGCCTCATGTAACTGCCCATTCTGTATGTAACCTGACACCAAGGCCGTCCATGTAAAGACATCCTGAATTGGGGATTCCTGGAACAACTTCCTTGCTTCGTCCATCTTCCCATTTTGAGCATAACATGTAATGATTGTATTCCAAGATACAGCATCCCTAACAGGCATACGGTCAAAAATCTGCCTTGCCTCGACCAACCTCTTCTTCTTTAAGTACCCACCCATCAAACAATTCCAAGAAACCACCGCCCAGTGCTCTTTACTCTCAAACAATCTCCTTGCCTCCTCAATTTTCCCATTTTGCACATAAGCGGCTAGAATCCCATTCCAGGTTATCTCATTCTTCTCCGGCATCTCATCAAAAACTCTCCTGGCCTCATCCAGGAACCCATTCTGCGCATACCCAGACAATATCGCGTTCCACGAAACAACATCCTTCACAGGCATTTCATCGAACAAACGCTTGGCAGCTCCAAGATTCTTGTTCTTTATATGCCCACTGATCATTATATTCCAACTGACCAAGTCCTTCAGCGGCATTTCGTCAAAAAGATGATGGGCCTGCTGAAAGTCGCCATTCAAAATATAACCAGATATCATAGTGTTGTAGGACACTGAAGTTTTACGAGGCATGGAGTTGAACAAACGCAATGCCGAGTCGCATTGGCCATGGCGCATGTGATCAGTGATGGCGATGTTGCACTTCACAATGTCTGAGTCGGTAAATTTGTTGCTTCTAAGCTTTGGCAGTGACTTATTGGTGGGTGGTTTGAAGAATTCGCCAGCATTCTGGCGCGGAGGTGTCTGAGCATCGGTTCTTGTTCGGTTTCGCAATGAGCGGAAGGTGGTCGTGTGTAGCCTTTTGAAACTCATCAGATTTTCAGCTCATGACGAATGAacttgtgatattacaaaacTCATCAATGCCActattattttcacaaaatcttgtttttaatctttttttcttctttctttcttttatatgtattcttaaaaaatgttaaatttatttatcgctTCTCTTTCCGGTTGGATTATTTCAAatctattgtatttttttatttcaattaacatatatacataactccctgaaaaattatattctaattCAAAACATGCCAAATCTTTATACCTACTTATATATGGTTCGTAGCTAGCCAACCAAAATATTTCCCaaaataaacttgattttGAAATCACGTATTcactaatagaaaaataaaattgtccaTCAACAAtgtttgaaatgattttacaGTTCAAgcgtgttatttttttttttttttgttttattgggTTTTGACCCAACCTAATAATATCACCATTTAGTTCATATCTAAATTGTATCATACTTCACacatattaatttgattgacttTACGTGGTCTAATACTATAAATATCCAGTCACATTCTATCTCCGATTTATAGGTCCAATTAACGATTGCATTTGTtacacttttattattatcgaAACCATGAAAGGGTTATAATTGCAGCCTATTcaatcttcttttgtttttgatgcGTCGGTGCAAGTCTTGAGAATTATCAATAAGTCTTGAGATtgaatattgaaagaaaaaataattttgatcaagACAACTCATTCCCAACCTACGATCAAAACAATAAcccataataaaataattgcaaaaaaatgatgcaaaaCATCCCACCCCCTACCctacccccaccccaccccacccacaCCCCCCGGGAGGGATATATATGGGACCTAATTTGGTACAAGGGGTTGGAGAGAGAGGCATCATCATACAAGTTAAGTTCCTCAACAGTGATAAAATGGTGAGCTTATTTTACCAACTTCTGCTAATAGCAATGACAGCATTTGCATTGCCACTGCTCTCTTCTTCATCATCCAATACAAAGCATTTTCACTTCAATGTAAGCTACCTACCTCTACatacgtacatatatatatacagaaacCTTGTATatatctctctctcacttcaaacacagacacacacagggatgtgtgtgtgtgtgtgtgtgtgtgtgtgttcatACAATGAAAACGTTAATTACATGTGATCGGGATGGGGCAGCtgtaataaaatgaattgtatTGCAGGTGGAGTGGAAGAGTGTAACACGACTTTGCCACAGAAAGGCAGTTCTGACAGTGAATGGGGAGTATCCAGGGCCAACCATTGCTGTCCATGAAGGTGATCATGTCCGAGTTCTCGTCACCAACAGAGTCGCCACAAACACTACCATCCATTGgtcagtatatatatataatatctatatggataaaatgcaatataactcatgtgttaataaaaaaaaagcaaaaaaaacgtctatgaaaaaaaaaaagtagcaaattatccttccgtattttaaaaaatggagCAAAAAACCCCTCACATGAATTAGTGTCGGCGATCGAAGATGGGAGTATCGACGGTCGgcgaaagaagaagaagaaggaggtatataatgtatatgtatatatatatatatattatttttattaataatatatttaatatataaaataatattttattgagcAAAATCTTTCTCCAAATGTAAAGCAACATGTAGGGGGATTTTTGCtccatttataaaaaaataggaagtgaattgctatttttttttacaggaGATACttgtatatttatgttaacacaaggggtaaattgcaatttttttctatattatatgtattagtaattaatacaaattaagTCCCCTATCCCATTTTTAACTAAAGCCCTTCATTTTAAGTAGTTATAAGATCATACTCGATGCGTatgtataatttcttttttactaacatagtaaaataaaataatcgaTCAAAActgatatttttcttaaatgaaTAGTGTCAATACCTGGTCCAAAAGAAATCTTCCCGTGTGATTATCTAATTACGAtgtaacttaaatttttaaaatcgtACATTTATCGTGTGATTTGGgttaaaagtatattaattaagtttatttaaaaaatattttttagtaccttttataaaataaattaggggaatcaatataaattattggtaatgataattttataattaatatgaaaagttAAAGAAGATTATTAGAATcttaataaaaagttagaaATTCCGTACtccttttttccattttcttataGAAGTTTATGaatcccaaaattttatttgaagtaatttagtttttaattttaaaaaaatatctaatattcaaaatatttaataaaatttaaataatttataaaatattataaaaaaaaatataaatttatccaAACATCTTGAAAGCATTGGCTAGGAAAAGATACAACACATAAAGAGAGACTTCCTTTGCATTCCcaacaaaattattgatagttattaaaatcaattcaCGAAAAGTTGATTGGCTTTTTCCCGTATCATCATCATTAGTGTTCACTAAATACATTTTTGATCCATCACACCCCAAACATAACATTTATGTCAATAAATTCTagaaaccataaaaaaatattcatgcttttatatatatatatatatatatatatatatggttccACAATGCatggaaataataataatttaaagggaaactaaatataatttattcagtattaataaaaccaaaaacgaattaattaataataattacaagaagcaatgacaaaatatcaattccttaataataataacaaatcaataactaattaatttcatatttttctatgatatataaaatattttgagcatTGCTTCacgatttattattttttttaaaagaaaagaacatatTGTCCGTACTAATGgatcacaatatatatatatagaacatTTATTCTCtaagtattaattaaaacttaattGAGACAAGGGTTTGTCCTATGTCTTGGActcaccatttttttttgtcaaaaaatggCTAATGAAAACCAAAAACGCGGTACCTCACTTTTTTACTGGATTGTGTATGATATCGAAtctgaatatattattatttaagtttgtttgaattattattgagtTTGATAATTGTGTTAATGAATTtagtttgattattattttaattgaatttaaatgatttttaattgaatcaagCATGAGCCAATCGAGCTCGAGTCATTTGATATCTTTACAGTTCGAGCTCGAGGTGAGCTTAAAAACTTAtggaacaaatttttttattcaagtttgaattgttgatgttaacaaatagaattgaaataaattttttaattaattttaatcgaGTAtcgaatatataatttgatttaatttgtagCCTAATTTATGagacataataataatgatattgtGGGGGCCCGGGTGAGGGTGCAGGCATGGGGTGAGGCAGGAAAGAACAGGTTGGGCGGATGGACCCGCATACATAACCCAATGCCCAATTGGAGCAGGCAAGACCTACACCTACAACTTCAGTGTTGCGAATCAGAGGGGTACTCTTTGGTGGCATGCTCATTTCTCTTGGCAACGTGCTTCTGTCTATGGCGCTTTCATCATTTACCCTCGCACGCCTTTTCCATTCTCAGCCCCACTTCAAGCTCATATTCCCCTCATCTTTggtaatatttaatatttgtttcctTCATCTCTCCTTTGCTTTTCACTTAATTTCATCGTCATGTGTGTTTAGTAAAtaatgtttgaaaaaatgtaaaagaaaattgagggTCGGTGAAGTGAATAATCcatagaatatattaattcattaaaatagtttagaaaattctaaaaataatatataattataatttatagttcaaAAAGGCATTTCAATcgatttaccacagaaattgAATATAACCTAATCAAGGTTAACGAAATAGTATCGTTGTTATACGAACATTAAAATTAGGAGATATATGGAATTTTTTGGATTGATTAAGGAATGGTGGTCgtaatttaccatattttttatgaattttgtaaGTTTCTCAAAAAagcattatattttttagaaaaccaattagttaaaaatgtTGAGTACATATTTTCAGGAGAATGGTGGAATGGAGATGTTGAAGTAGTAGAAAAGGAAATGATGTTGCATGGTGGTGGACCTAACACTTCAGATGCTTATACCATTAATGGCTTACCAGGCCCCTTATACCCTTGTTCCACCAAAGGTAAAAATCTCATCACATTTCCTCCCAGTATTTGGTTGTaagtattttctatttcacaACTTATTGCATCTGCCATTtcaattactatatatatatatatataaaatctttttgtatcataaatacttttatccaattaatatatacatgccACGTGTACTGCAGATACTTTCATCCAAACCGTCGAACCGGGCAAAACCTACCTGCTACGGCTCATCAACGCAGCCTTAAACGATGAACTCTTCTTCGCCGTAGCAAACCACAGTTTAACCGTGGTCGAAATAGATGCTGCTTACACCAAGCCCTTCACGTCACCAGCCATCATGATTGCCCCCGGACAGACCACCACCGTCTTGCTAACTGCTGATCAGGCCCCTGTCCCTGGTGATGATTCCAAATCCATGTTTGTTATGGCAGCCAGGCCTTATCTAACTTCAGTTTTCCCGTTCAACAATTCCACCACAGTTGGCTTCTTCAAGTACCAAACAAGCACCGAAATCCAAGAAAATAGTGCGATACCACCACCTTTCATTTTGCCTAATAATCTCCCTGCATTAGGAGACACCCCATTCGCCACTCAGTTCTTGGGCAGTCTCAGGAGCCTTGCCTCCGACGACTACCCTTGCAACGTGCCTAAGACGATCGACAAACGGATTGTGACAACGGTTAGTCTAAACCTTCAAGACTGCCCTCTCAATCAGACTTGTAAAGGGTACCTAAACAAGAGATTCTACGCTTCAATGAACAACCAATCGTTCGTTCGCCCTTCTACGTCGATACTTGAGTCCCATTACCGCAATCTCAGCACTGGATTTTCCACAGACTTCCCCGACAATCCACCCTATGTTTTCAACTACACCGGCGTCAACCCGGTGACAGAAAACATGAGCGCCGAGTTTGGCACCAAACTGTTCCGAGTTCCGTTCGGCACGAAACTTGAGATTGTGCTACAAGATACCAACTTCTTGAACCCCGAAAACCATCCAGTCCATGTGCATGGACACAATTTCTTCATTGTGGGAAGAGGGTTTGGCAACTTTGACGTGGAAAAGGATCCAAAGGGCTACAATTTGGTTGATCCGCCGGAGAGAAACACGGTGGCGGTTCCGATGGGGGGATGGGCGGCTATACGGCTGATTGCGGATAATCCCGGCGTGTGGTTCGTGCATTGCCATCTTGAGGAACATACCTCGTGGGGTTTGGCTTTGGGATTCATTGTGGAAAATGGGAAGGAGCCATCACAGTGGCTGCTGCCTCCTCCAAGTGATCTACCTCCTTGTTGAGATTTTTGATATACTTACTTAGCCGTACTTTGCAAATCACATTTGTTGACtttagttttgaatttttgataGATTCATTTGTGAGATTTTCTCATTTGatttgtaatttgtaatttctgTAGTGATAGTCCTTTGGGCGAGATCATCTACATttgcttttttcttaatttatttattttttaatctgaaaagtaagcaaaaaattataattttgatcttgtatTTGTAGGAGGTCacatttaattatgttggaattcaatttcacaattaatcctacaatttttgttttaaaacaaaaatgggcATTATAAAATCCCCCAAGTGAGTCCAAATTCCTgtcaaattacaattttcggCAATTTTGTgtcaattctttttaaattgcGTCTATTAATTGCCAGATTCAAttctaattgaactaaaattgtcgttacttttataattatgagattgaaattgcaatttttccaaaCTAAAAACTATTCAAAAGATAGAATGATGGATAGAATAATGGATGTGAGATGTCCTCCTATTTATActacgaatctagacataAAAGATGGTTAGGTACATAATTGGCTCTAAAAGGTTACAAATCATTCCTTTGCATCAGCCAAATATCCCAAAGGattctttctaaaattatagagCAAATCATAGAGTAAGCatcctacgaatctagacataAAAGATGGTTAGGTACATAATTGACTCTAAAAAGTAACAAATCATTCATTTGCATCAGCCAAATTTCCCAAAGGATTCTTTCTAGGATTCTTTCTAAAATCATAGAGCAAATCATGGAGCAGGATTCTTTCTAAAATCATAGAGCAAATCATAGAGCAGGATTCTTTCTAAAATCATAGAGCAAGCATCCTACGAATCTAGATATAAAAGATGGTTAGGTACATAATTGGCTCTAAAAAGGTACAAATCATTCCTTTGCATCAGCCAAATATCCCAAAGGATTCTTTCTAAAATCATAGAGCAATCATTTATTTGTCTTCttcacaatttatttatttatttattttttgcaatttttataatttttaattgattttagtcaataatttgatacaatttatttatttttagaaattttagcaataattcatatattttagaagaaaatacaatataacaACTTTTAGTATGGGTGTTCACAGTTTGATTAAATCGGCTAAATCGaaccaaattgaaaattcagttCGAATCAAAAATCGCACCGAAAAATTTGATTCGATTttcgattattttttaaattgatttttggttCAATTTTTTCCATCACCTTTGAGTGAGTGAACCGAATTGAATCGAAAAtcgatttatatatattttattctattaattatgttatattaaaatatattattatatattatttattattgtttcttttcttttcatttgaaatttttaattgtatttgtaaatatttttttcagtatatattttattttttaaattttagtatttaggtagatgtatttttgaataaaatttagaaaaaaatactaagattatttataatatatatttaaaaaatattaaaaaagctGAAAAAAACCGAACCGGTTAACGATCTTGAACACCGCTGACTTTTAGTATTTATTTGGGAGGGAAAAAGTTATTCGACAGAACTGAGCAGTCTCTTGCTGGGTTCTTCTGCTTCTCCCCCTGTCCAACTTCATCCCCCCTTTTTCTGTCGCTCAATCGCACGAATCGAAGTACAAAGCTCTCTCCACTAATCCACTCCTCCCACTTCTCCCCTGAAAATGAGGCCCCAGAGGCTGAGTGTCAGTGCAGATGGAGAAGACGAAGAAGATAAGCAACAAACTCTTAACGAGGCAGACGAAGAGACCGATTCTGATCCAGACTCCAAAAGCGAAGAAGGGGATTGCACAGCAGCGGTGCCCCCGAAGAAGCCCAAGTTGAATCTGCCGCGTGAAGAAGAAGTACCCATACCTCGAAAAGACGAGTCGAAATGCTTTTCCCCATCTGCGTCCAATTTCATTATCGCGCCTGCCGCAAAACCCAGCGAGAAGAACACCCCTTTCTCTAAAATATTCTCCGAAGAGGATGAAATTTCTCTGCTTAAAGGCCTCGCCATTTTCTGGGCTGACGGGAGGAACAACAAGTGGACCGAGTTTTACAACTTCATCAAGGACAGTCTTCCGCATCAGTTTACGAGAACTCAGGTGTCTGAGAAGATTCGTAGGCTCAAGGGGAAGTTtgaaaacaattttaaaagagcTCGCGCCAATGGGGGCTGGCTTGATTTCTCGGATGCCCATGAGTCCGCTGTGTTTGAGGTGTCGAAGACACTGTGGGGAGAAGATGAAAACGAAGCTGGGGATAAACATgctcaaaaagaaaaggagacaCCACAAAGGGGAGACAGAAGCAGATCccaaaagaagagaaaaagggcTGGGAAAGAGCATGATGCAGAAAAAGAGATAGTGAAGAACCAAAAACAAGTGGGGAAGATTGGAAAAGAGGAGTTTGCTTCTGCGTACCCATTCTTGTCATCGTCTTTGGATGAAGATGGATATTTCAACATCATCAAGGAGAAAATTCTATTCATTGGCAGAGAGAAGGCACAAGAGCTGGAAGAGAAGTGTAGGGATGTGAAAGCTGCAGAGCTTAGACTGGAGCGTAAAAGGATTGACTTGATTAGGAGGGACTTACACAATCTACTCTGAAGCAAATGAAGGATTTAAGAGATTTTTGGCTTTTGAACAGGTATAACATAAGGTTGTTGTCCATGGAAGTGTTATTTTCTAGTTGTTTCTAAATGTTGATTTCAGTTATATATGCTGTTTTATTGAGTTGATGTTGGTTTTTGGAAAATTGGATTTCTGTTTCATACTGTACGTTTCCATTTTCTGTTGCATTTAGATCTTATGATCCTTCTTGCCTTGGAAACTTAAACGTTTCTGAAATATTAGGTGTACTTGCCTGTTTTCAAAGTTGTGTTTTCTGGTCATAGCTAATGAAAGAGAATCAAGTTGGAAGTTAGgaagcaaataaaatatttgcctCATCATGCATGGAATTAGGATATAACTGCTTGAGGCAAGCAGCAGCTGCAGTTTGAATGCACAAATACTAGGAAATAATGTCATAATGTACTCTTAGCGAGTTCCCTCGGGACAGGGCTAATGCTTCGGTCATACTAGATTATTACCCGAGCCTTATGAAACTACCTTTGACGTATTAGTTCAGATAAGATTCCAGtctaatatttcataaatattaaacagtttcaaaaaattttggtttGTTGCAGCATAAGCCACACACGTATGGCCGCTTCTCATTTTCCCCATGGCTAAAAGCATTAATAGATAAGATCTATCTAGAGCTAGTTGAAACAAGCTGATAACGAGCAGAACTCAGGAGAAGTCTATTATGGTGTATACATTCATATTCCTTGCattaataatgtttttataaaatgcatTATTCCCATTCTACTCATGAATATGGTATTGGAAGTAGGTAGTCTTCAATGATTAATCTTGCGGTAATTGCATGGCAAAAATCCTTGCTTTCCCTTCTTGCTGCTGCTGGtccaaagagaaaatgaagataaatattataagtgaataatgaaaaataaaaaggtaagaaatgaaatatttacatCCCAGAACCATGGTAGTCTCGACATCTATTATATgtataacaagaaaaaaagaaaaaaagagacatGTTTAAGGATGGTACACTTGAGTGAAGGAATGTAATATTCTCGAGTGCAACAATTGAATTGATCCTAGTTGTATGGAGGAATCAACTGCGGGCAAGTTCTTGAGCATTTGCACCATGCTGTATGTGTTAAgcgaaaaaattgtaattttagttctataaataTGACGGGTGtcaatttttaatctttttaatcCTACGAGGATGAAAATGGTtggaatttgttaaaatagCAGAAAAAATATACCCAATGAAATTAATGACATGCATGTCATGTGCACCTTTTTATGTTTTGGGcacattttttcaattaaaattatgaaaataagttTGTACATAATTCactagaaaacaaaattattattagctaCAATATTAGTGgatatagttaaataaaatcgatgaaAAAAACTAGCTTTTcgactataaaaaaaattatttgtcacggctatttgttattaatcataacaattaactgtaattaaataaataaaataaaattaaatttaagaatattaacgaca encodes:
- the LOC105167063 gene encoding STOREKEEPER protein-like; the protein is MRPQRLSVSADGEDEEDKQQTLNEADEETDSDPDSKSEEGDCTAAVPPKKPKLNLPREEEVPIPRKDESKCFSPSASNFIIAPAAKPSEKNTPFSKIFSEEDEISLLKGLAIFWADGRNNKWTEFYNFIKDSLPHQFTRTQVSEKIRRLKGKFENNFKRARANGGWLDFSDAHESAVFEVSKTLWGEDENEAGDKHAQKEKETPQRGDRSRSQKKRKRAGKEHDAEKEIVKNQKQVGKIGKEEFASAYPFLSSSLDEDGYFNIIKEKILFIGREKAQELEEKCRDVKAAELRLERKRIDLIRRDLHNLL
- the LOC105167055 gene encoding laccase-1-like, with protein sequence MVSLFYQLLLIAMTAFALPLLSSSSSNTKHFHFNVEWKSVTRLCHRKAVLTVNGEYPGPTIAVHEGDHVRVLVTNRVATNTTIHWHGVRQERTGWADGPAYITQCPIGAGKTYTYNFSVANQRGTLWWHAHFSWQRASVYGAFIIYPRTPFPFSAPLQAHIPLIFGEWWNGDVEVVEKEMMLHGGGPNTSDAYTINGLPGPLYPCSTKDTFIQTVEPGKTYLLRLINAALNDELFFAVANHSLTVVEIDAAYTKPFTSPAIMIAPGQTTTVLLTADQAPVPGDDSKSMFVMAARPYLTSVFPFNNSTTVGFFKYQTSTEIQENSAIPPPFILPNNLPALGDTPFATQFLGSLRSLASDDYPCNVPKTIDKRIVTTVSLNLQDCPLNQTCKGYLNKRFYASMNNQSFVRPSTSILESHYRNLSTGFSTDFPDNPPYVFNYTGVNPVTENMSAEFGTKLFRVPFGTKLEIVLQDTNFLNPENHPVHVHGHNFFIVGRGFGNFDVEKDPKGYNLVDPPERNTVAVPMGGWAAIRLIADNPGVWFVHCHLEEHTSWGLALGFIVENGKEPSQWLLPPPSDLPPC
- the LOC105166663 gene encoding pentatricopeptide repeat-containing protein At4g02750: MSFKRLHTTTFRSLRNRTRTDAQTPPRQNAGEFFKPPTNKSLPKLRSNKFTDSDIVKCNIAITDHMRHGQCDSALRLFNSMPRKTSVSYNTMISGYILNGDFQQAHHLFDEMPLKDLVSWNIMISGHIKNKNLGAAKRLFDEMPVKDVVSWNAILSGYAQNGFLDEARRVFDEMPEKNEITWNGILAAYVQNGKIEEARRLFESKEHWAVVSWNCLMGGYLKKKRLVEARQIFDRMPVRDAVSWNTIITCYAQNGKMDEARKLFQESPIQDVFTWTALVSGYIQNGQLHEARRIFDKMPEKNVVSWNAMIAGYVQSKNMELAGELFEAMPCRNVSSWNTMITGYAHNGDIARARSLFNRMPHRDCISWASIIAGYAQTGESEEALRMFIEMKRDGERLNRSAFTCVLSTCADIAAFELGKQIHGHVIKAGYEFGCYVGNALLAMYCRCGSINEAYEVFQRIEDKDVVSWNTIIIGYARHGFGEEALKHFELMKQASIQPDEVTMVGVLSACSHTGLVDRGRYYFDSMSQDYGIVANSKHYTCMIDLLGRAGLLGDAQDLMRSMPFEPDAATWGALLGASRIHGNTQLGEKAAEMIFALEPWNAGMYVLLSNLYAASGRWVDVNKMRLKMRDTGVSKVPGYSWVEVENKIHTFSVGDSTHAESERIYAFLEELDLRMKRDGYISATKLVLHDVEEEEKQHMLKCHSEKLAVAYGIMKTPAGRPIRVFKNLRVCEDCHTAIKHIANIAGRLIILRDPNRFHHFKGGVCNCGDYW